One Chaetodon auriga isolate fChaAug3 chromosome 14, fChaAug3.hap1, whole genome shotgun sequence genomic window carries:
- the rps6ka5 gene encoding ribosomal protein S6 kinase alpha-5 produces MPSPMEGSSREGDLFTVKHELKNANLTGHVERVGIENFELLKVLGTGAYGKVFLVRKVSGHDAGKLYAMKVLKKATIVQKAKTAEHTRTERQVLEHIRQSPFLVTLHYAFQTDTKLHLILDYVNGGELFTHLVQRVRFKEQEVALYSGEIVLALEHLHKLGIVYRDLKLENILLDSSGHIVLTDFGLSKEFDQMERAFSVCGTIEYMAPEIVEGGESGHDKAVDWWSLGVLMYELLTGGSPFTVDGDENSHTDIAKRISKKDPPFPKDMGPLAKDVIQRLLIKDPKKRLGSGPNGAENVKKQPFYQKINWEDLAAKKVPAPFKPVIRDELDVSNFAEEFTEMDPTYSPAALPQNCDRIFQGYSFMAPSILFKRNVVMDDPVQLCGGSERPGSAAVARSAMMKDSPFYMSYEMDLRDSVLGEGSFSICRRCTHKKTGQKYAVKIVSKRMEAQTQREIAALKLCDGHPNIVKLHEIYHDQLHTYLVLELLGGGELLERIRRKQHFSETEASRIMRRLVSAVSHMHDVGVVHRDLKPENLLFTDESENSEIKIIDFGFARLKPPDNQLLKTPCFTLQYAAPEILKYDGYDESCDLWSLGVILYTMLSGQVPFQCQEKSLTHTSAEEIMKKIKQGDFSFEGEAWRNVSQQAKDLIQELLTVDPNKRIKMCGLRYNAWLQDDSQLSSNPLMTPDILGSSTASVHTCVKATFNAFNKCKREGFRLQTVDKAPLAKRRKMKKTSTSTETRSSSSESTHSSSSSSQSQEKTSDANPQPSNSTPVNTPVALGTDSEHQAAHPAFHFSEGQ; encoded by the exons ATGCCATCCCCGATGGAGGGATCTTCCAGAGAAGGTGACCTCTTTACTGTGAAACACGAGCTGAAAAATG CCAACCTGACGGGCCATGTAGAGAGGGTGGGCATCGAAAACTTCGAGCTATTAAAGGTGCTGGGCACAGGAG CATACGGCAAGGTGTTCCTCGTGAGGAAAGTGAGTGGTCATGATGCAGGGAAGCTGTATGCCATGAAGGTTTTGAAGAAGGCCACTATTGTACAAAAGGCAAAGACTGCTGAACACACACGGACGGAGCGGCAAGTGCTGGAGCACATCCGCCAATCTCCATTCCTCGTCACACTTCACTACGCCTTCCAGACGGATACCAAGCTGCACCTCATTCTCG ATTATGTAAATGGCGGGGAGCTCTTCACACATTTGGTGCAAAGGGTGCGATTTAAGGAGCAAGAAGTAGCCTTGTACAGTGGAGAGATTGTGTTGGCACTAGAGCATCTACACAAG CTTGGGATTGTCTATCGGGACCTGAAGCTTGAGAATATTCTGCTGGATTCAAGTGGTCACATAGTTCTGACAGACTTCGGCCTCAGTAAAGAATTTGATCAG ATGGAACGggccttttctgtctgtggcaCCATTGAATATATGGCTCCAGAAATTGTGGAAGGTGGAGAGTCTGGACATGACAAG GCGGTGGACTGGTGGAGCCTCGGCGTGTTGATGTACGAGCTTTTGACTGGCGGATCACCCTTCACCGTTGATGGAGATGagaactcacacacagacattgcCAA GAGGATTTCAAAAAAGGACCCTCCTTTCCCCAAAGACATGGGACCACTGGCCAAAGACGTCATCCAGCGACTCCTCATCAAAGATCCAAAGAAGAGACTGGGTTCAGGTCCTAATGGAGCAGAGAACGTAAAAAAACAGCCGTTTTACCAG AAAATTAACTGGGAGGACCTGGCAGCCAAGAAGGTGCCTGCCCCGTTCAAGCCGGTGATTCGGGACGAGCTGGATGTCAGCAACTTCGCCGAAGAGTTCACAGAGATGGACCCCACCTACTCTCCCGCAGCTCTGCCTCAGAACTGTGACCGCATCTTCCAG ggcTACTCTTTCATGGCCCCCTCCATCCTGTTCAAGAGGAATGTGGTGATGGACGACCCTGTCCAGCTGTGTGGGGGCTCTGAGAGGCCAGGCTCTGCCGCGGTGGCCCGCAGCGCCATGATGAAG GACTCACCTTTCTACATGAGTTATGAGATGGACCTGAGGGACAGCGTTCTGGGGGAGGGTAGCTTCTCCATCTGCAGACGCTGCACGCACAAGAAGACTGGACAGAAATACGCTGTCAAGATCGTCAGCAAGAG GATGGAGGCGCAGACTCAGCGGGAAATAGCAGCCCTGAAGCTCTGCGACGGCCACCCTAACATCGTCAAGCTCCATGAAATTTACCACGACCAG cTCCACACATACCTGGTCCTGGAGCTGCTTGGTGGAGGGGAGCTGCTAGAGAGGATCCGCAGAAAGCAGCATTTCAGCGAAACGGAGGCCAGCCGCATCATGCGAAGGCTGGTGTCAGCCGTCAGTCACATGCACGACGTTGGAGTGGTGCACAGGGACCTTAAACCGGAG AACCTGCTCTTCACAGACGAGAGCGAGAACTCCGAGATAAAAATCATAGACTTTGGCTTTGCTCGCCTCAAACCGCCAGACAATCAGCTCCTGAAGACTCCCTGCTTCACGCTGCAGTACGCCGCACCAGAGATACTCAAATATGATGGCTACGATGAGTCCTGTGACCTGTGGAGTCTGGGGGTCATTCTG TACACCATGCTGTCCGGCCAGGTGCCTTTCCAGTGTCAGGAGAAGAGCCTGACTCACACCAGTGCAGAGGAAATcatgaagaaaatcaaacaggGGGACTTCTCGTTTGAAGGCGAGGCCTGGAGAAATGTGTCCCAGCAGGCCAAGGACCTTATACAAG AGCTGTTGACGGTGGACCCAAACAAGAGGATTAAGATGTGTGGCCTGCGTTACAACGCCTGGCTCCAGGACGACAGCCAGCTGTCCTCTAACCCGCTCATGACCCCGGACATTCTTGGCTCCTCCACTGCCTCCGTCCACACTTGCGTCAAAGCCACCTTTAAT GCATTTAACAAATGTAAGCGGGAAGGATTCCGCCTGCAGACGGTGGACAAGGCGCCACTAgccaagaggaggaagatgaaaaagaCGAGTACCAGCACAGAGACCCGCAGCAGTTCCAGCGAGAGCACCcactcttcatcctcctcctcccagtctCAGGAGAAGACTAGCGACGCCAACCCGCAGCCCTCCAACAGCACACCTGTCAACACTCCTGTGGCGCTGGGAACGGACTCTGAGCACCAAGCAGCACACCCAGCCTTTCACTTCTCAGAAGGACAGTGA